The following coding sequences are from one Anser cygnoides isolate HZ-2024a breed goose chromosome 10, Taihu_goose_T2T_genome, whole genome shotgun sequence window:
- the LOC136791646 gene encoding PHD finger protein 7-like, producing the protein MSEMKRKAPDSREQACMLCGRADADPNICGPIHKRNGLCAHTFCLSLANGLYRLGSLHDGILGFLLEDIQHTIKRASQKQCFVCGERGATITCTETGCERSFHLPCASEGECVTQFFGQYRSFCWEHRPQQAVQAAPEQDTICIICMDPVGDSKSYHTMVCPACSHAWFHRGCIQGQAVSAGILYFQCPICRNQVEFRSEMSIMGIQVPVRGPTWEDGNAFASLQERHQRCDVSECLYPQGREQAEGQGPWQLLLCRSCAAEGTHRRCSNLTNSTGTWECDSCAGVGTAGATPDKKPLTAGTSSPRCPEPAPKTPQEQPRTRKRCWEQQQHQICQGGGIGVPQWIPRA; encoded by the exons ATGTCTGAAATGAAGCGGAAGGCTCCCGACTCGAGGGAGCAAG CATGCATGCTGTGTGGCCGGGCAGATGCTGACCCGAACATCTGCGGCCCCATACACAAAAGGAATGGACTCTGTGCCCACACGTTTTGCCTG TCTCTTGCGAATGGCCTTTATCGGCTTGGATCACTACACGACGGAATTTTGGGATTTTTACTGGAGGATATACAGCACACAATCAAGCGGGCATCCCAGAAG CAATGCTTCGTTTGTGGCGAGCGAGGGGCCACCATCACCTGCACGGAGACAGGCTGTGAACGCAGCTTCCATCTCCCCTGCGCCTCGGAGGGAGAATGCGTCACCCAGTTCTTTGGGCAGTACAG gtccttctgctgggagcaccgccctcagcaggcagtgcaggcagcTCCGGAGCAGGACACCATCTGCATCATCTGCATGGACCCTGTGGGGGACAGCAAGTCCTACCACACCATGGTGTGCCCAGCCTGCAGTCACGCCTGGTTCCACCGGGGCTGCATCCAG GGACAAGCTGTGAGTGCAGGCATTCTCTACTTCCAGTGCCCCATCTGCAGAAACCAGGTGGAGTTCCGTTCCGAAATGTCCATCATGGGGATCCAAGTCCCAGTCAG AGGACCAACCTGGGAGGACGGCAACGCCTTTGCATCGCTGCAAGAGAGGCACCAGCGCTGTGATGTCAGTGAATGCCTTTACCcacaaggcagggagcaggcggAGGGACAGGG gccctggcagctgctcctgtgccGCTCCTGTGCTGCCGAAGGCACCCACCGGCGCTGCTCCAACTTGACCAACAGCACAGGCACCTGGGAGTGCGACAGCTGCGCTGGCGTGGGCACTG CGGGGGCGACCCCGGACAAGAAGCCGCTCACCGCTGGAACGTCCAGCCCCAGATGCCCAGAGCCGGCCCCGAAGACGCCGCAGGAGCAGCCACGCACCAGAAaacggtgctgggagcagcagcagcaccagatctGCCAGGGGGGCGGCATCGGGGTCCCCCAGTGGATCCCCAGGGCCTAG